From the Candidatus Saccharibacteria bacterium genome, the window CTAAGCACAACACTCCCGGCACTCTCACGCGCGAATAAACTCGTTACTTTGACTATATTAATAAGCTCTGCTCGCGACAAGGTTGTTCCCACAGCAAATGATGTTGGGATTAGTTTTCGGTAATCTGGGTACGTACCCTCTATAAGCCTAGCCACAACCTCAACGTCACCAACCCGAAACAGTGCCTGTTGGTCATCGCAAACAACAGTCACATCTTCAGCCTGGTCATTAATAACTCGAAGCACATCCTGAAAGGCAGAGGCGGGAATGAGAAGGTTTACGTCTTGTTTTGTGTTATTGAGCCGCTTTTCGGCTAACCGGTAACTGTCTGTTGCCGCAAAATACAAAACCCCTTCAATGGAACGAACATATACACCGGTTAGGACCGGCCGACTCTCGTCTCCTGAAGCGGCAAATAAAACCTGGTGAAGGGTTTGTTTGAGTAGGGGTGCGGGCACTGTCCATGTGCTACCTTTTTCTATTGCTGGCATTACAGGAAACTCTTCTGCACTAACACCATTTATAACTGATTTATATTGCTCGGCTGTTATTTTTAGCCGTTGGTCGTCTTGTTCGAGCTCTATCACACCACTCGGTAGCCCTGCGACGAGTTCTTGGAAAAGTCGTGCCGGCACCGTAAGACTTCCTTCTTCCTGCACCTGCGCACCGATTGTGCTAGAGATTGCAATATCAAGGTTTGTTGTTGCAAGCTTCAGCCGATTGTCTTCTATAGAAAGAAGTACATTTGCGAGAATGGGTAGTGTTGAGCGTGTGTTTGCAACGCGAGCAACATAGTTAAGTGCTTTTGTAAGGTTTTCTTGAGTTACCTTTAGTTTCATATGGCTACCTTTCCACACAACGAACTAATGAAAAAATTATTTTTATACCAAGAAGTAGTTATTATTAGGGATGTGGAAAATGAGGAAAAACCAAGAATAACAGAGGGAAAATAAACTCTAACCTTGTGGATAGTGCTGCCCAAAACACAAGGTCTGAACTGAGCATAAAGGCCTGTACTATACCCAGTCGACACTAAACCTACCAACGCCGTGTGTGTAAAACCAAGAAAGCGAAGCATAGTATCCACAAAGCGCCCACAACCAATCCACAACCCACAAACAAACCTAAGCATATAGGCGCTCCTTAATTTCGGCTAAAGCCGTACGAATAGACGGGTCAAAATCAGTTTCTTTCTCTATTTTTTCTACAGAATGGATTGCTGTTGTATGGTCTTTTCTGCCTAGCTCCAACGCTATCTTTGGGAAGCTCAAATGGAGTTCGCTACGAAGAAGGTACATCGCAACTTGCCTAGGAACCACAATGTCTTTATCTCGTTTTGGTCCCATAATATCCTCGAGTGGTATTTGGTAGTATTTGGCGCAGCGCTCAACGATTTGCCGGGCGCTCAGATGCTTAGGTCGGCTTTTTGAAGAACCCAGTAAGCCACTCACAATCGCAAGGTTTGGTGAAAGGTCGCGCATTTCACAAAACGCGAGGACTTGATTGAGTGCGCCCTCTAACTCCCGAATATTTGTCTGAAACTGTGTTGAAAGGTATTCAACGACATCGCTTGGCAAAACAGTGTTTTTTTCCTCGGCCTTAGACTGGATGATGGCACAGCGGGTTTCGAAGTCGGGGTTTTGCATATCTATACTCATGCCCCATACAAAGCGACTCCGCAGTCGCTCTTCAAGCGTCGGAATCTCGCGGGGTGGTTTGTCGCTACTAATAATTATCTGCTTATTTGCCTGGTGGAGCGCGTTAAAGGTGTGAAAAAACTCCTCTTGTATTTTTTCTTTACCTGCTAAAAACTGTACATCATCAACAATCAGAACATCTGCGCTTCTATAGTAGTCAGCAAAGTCGGTATTTTTTTTGAACCGGAGCGCATCTACAAACTCTTGCACAAACTGTTCGCTCGACACATACACAACGTGTGAGCCTGGGCGGTTTGCGAGTACGGCGGTTCCGACCGCCTGGATGAGGTGGGTTTTCCCGATTCCCGCGCCGCCATATAAAAACAAAGGATTATATTTTTTCCCGGGGTCAGCGGCAACCGCTTGGCAGGCCGCATATGCGAGTTCATTACCAGACCCGACAATGAAGTTCTCGAACCGATATTTCTCGTTAAGGCCCTGGCGGTAAGTATGCGTGAGGGGGCTTGCGGTTCGGTGTTGCCCATTGCCTGGGCTGGGAACCATCCGGGCTTTTTCTATTTGTTGAAATACTGCCCGTTCGTCTGTCTCGCGAGACCGGGGTGCACTAGCTTGGATTTTAAATACAATCCCAGATGTGTGGACGTCATTTTTTTCTAACGAAGCCGATATGACATCGGCATACTTTCGTTCGAGTTGCTGTTTGATAAACACATTCTGCACTCCAATGGTTGCGACTCCATCAGCAAAATCAATCAGTCGGGTATTTTTAAACCAGGTGACGTAATTTGCTCGCGAAAGAGAAATTTCTATGTCACCCAAAACAGTTTGCCACAGCCGGTCATAATCGACAGCATTCATACGGTACGCTCCACGTTTCTTAGGTAAACTATACTGAAGGAGACGAAAGTTTTCCACAACTTTTTCTACAACTATTTTGTCAAGCAGAAAAAGAGTCCCAAGGGGTAGTATTTATCCACAGCCCAGGCTAACACCGTAGCTTCTGTGGAAAATGTTGGGAAAAGGGGGATAACTTTGCTATACTATGGCAAGAATAGCAAATATATAAGGCTATGGCGCGCTGGGCGACCGGGCCGTGCTATACTATATGTCAGCTAATAACATTAGGAAGAGACCATGCCAAAACGAACCTACCAACCAAAAAAACGACACCGCGCCAAAGAGCACGGTTTTATAAAAAGAATGGCCTCGCGAGCGGGCCGCGCAGTGCTAAAGCGCCGCCGCAACAAGGGCCGCGCACAACTTACTCGATAACTTACTTCACATGCTGCGCAAAGAGAATCGTTTTCATGGTTCCAGGGGTGTGCGGCTAACGTATCGCGGTAAACAAGTTCGCGGAAGGCTTTTATCGCTGCGCTACAGCAAAAGAAGCGAAGCGGGATACCGGGTTGTTGTGGTGGTTAGTCGCAAGGTCAGCAAGTCGGCGGTTATACGAAACCGAATTCGTCGGCGCGTGTACGAGCTGGTGCGTTCACAGTTTCAGGGCGCAGTGGAGGGGTACGATTTCGTACTCAGTGTCTACGACATCTCCCTAGCCACAATGACGCCACCCAAGTTACGCAGTGAGCTTCAGGGGGTGTTGTCAAAAGCACTGCCGGCGCGGTTTACCCGAGAAGAACGTGGTATAGTAGAGGGGCAAAAGGAGTAGTATGTTTACGGATTTTGTTGTCCAGCCCATTTTTAATTTGCTCGTACTTATTTATGCGATTATACCCGGGCACAATTTTGGTTTAGCAATCATAGTATTTACCGTGGTTATTAGGCTCTTTATGTGGCCGCTCGTAAAGAAGCAGCTAAGGCAGACGAAGATAACTCGCCAGCTTCAGCCAGAGCTCAAGCGCATCAAAAAAGAGGCGAAGGGTGACCGACAGCGTGAAGCTCAGATGATGATGGAGTTGTACAAAGAGCGCGGTGTTAACCCATTTGGTGCATTTCCAACGCTGATTGTCCAAATGATTGTACTCATAGGGCTATACATGGGCCTCATTAAGGTCATAAAAGACCCTAACCAAATTGTGCAGTTTGCGTATGCGCCGCTGCAAAACCTACCCTGGATGGAGCACTTGGCTGGCAATATTAAGGCCTTCGATAACTCGCTCTTTGGTGTTATTGACCTTTCCAAGGTTGCTATCAACAGCCAAGGTACGTATGTTCCGGCGCTCGTTCTTGTGCTGCTCAGTGCCGGCATACAGTTCCTTACCAGCCGCCAGCTAATGCCGACAGACAAAGAGGCGCGAAAGCTCCGACATATTTTGAAAGCTGCAGGCGACGGTCAACAGGCCGACCAGGCAGAAGTAAGCGCCGCTGTCGGGCGAAGCATGCAGTACGTTATTCCTTTTATGGTGTTTTTCTTTACCATCAACCTCGCGGCCGCCCTTAGTCTGTACTGGTTCACTGGCGGTGTGGTGGCGTATTTGCAGCAGAAAAAGGCGCTCGAAGATGATGCCGAGCAGCTTGTTGAGGCGGCCGAGTCTGACAAGCCGCTTAAAACCGAGCGCGGCAGTAAAATATCCTATTCATCTACCCCTGAAGCAGAAATAGTTACTACAACCACAAAACAAATACGCACAAAAACCTCCAAAAAGTCTAAGAAGAAACGGAGGTAACCATGAATAATGACGTTGAAGCGGCAATCCAGTACGCCAAGAAGTACCTGGAAGATTTGTTGTCGTTTTACGGCCTAAACACGGACGTGTACGCGACCACAGAGGACAATGAAGTAATAGAGCTAAACATACCATCTACCCACCTCAATGGCTTCTTGATTGGCCAGCGCGGTGAAACCATGCGCTCTATGCAGTTTTTGGTCAGCAGCGCACTCAAGAACCAAAACTATACGTTGTGTCGGGTAAATGTAGACGTTGCCGAGTACAAGAAGCAACGCGCCGACCGCCTCGCCGAGACCGTAGAGGGGTGGGTAAAGAAAGTGAAAGAAACAGGCGAGTCGTTTGAGGTAAAGCCCATGAACGCCGCCGACCGCCGCACCGTACACAGGGTGGCGTCCGAGGCAGGACTAGCTAGCGACTCTGTTGGCGAGGGCCGTGACCGTCACATTGTCCTCAAACTCGCCGATTAGTAAACTACAAACACAAGCAATATAGCAATATTGCATCAAACAGTACAATAGGATATAATCGCAATAAAGCGAGTTTCCTATGGGACGAACGAATAAACTCTGGTCAACAACTTTATGTCTCGTCGCGCTAGTAATGGGCGGGGGAGTGGTGTGGGCTGCATCACCGCGTACAGCGTGGCTTAGCGCGGCCGAGCCAATAATTGAAAAGGTCGCTGAGCTCCCAGAAAATCTAGAACCGCCAAGTCTAAACCACGACTGCACGCCGACGCAGCTTCCGAACGGGTCAAGCACGATAGATTCCTGTGCATATAAAACGCCCATAGGCACCATTGCTGGTGGTATGCTGCTCGATGGGCCAAAGGGCACCTACCCGTACGACCAGTTTTACGGCGGTTTTATTTTGCCCAGTATTCCAAACCGACCCAACACAATCGTGACCTCAACCATATCGAACGGAGTTAACGCAATCCGTCTTGGCGCCTATGACCCAGCCCAACTAAAATTTGCCGAATACTACGGGGGTAAAAAAGTGTACGAGTACAGAGGACAGCCAAGCACAACTATTAAAATACCAGGTGACTCGGGCGCGCTGAGCTTCAATGCATCGGGTGTTGCCTATTCAAGCAACGGTGATTGGTTGGTGGGGGTTGTGAGGGGCAAAGGTATATTTCGCTACGACCTTACAGCGCTTCAAGGGAAGCTGATTGCGTGGGATGCGGCTTCGTACACGTATGGTTTTGGGTATAAGAACACGAATAATTTGGCCGTCAGCGATGATGGTCGATTTGTGGCAATAACCTTTTCGGTTCCAAATGGAAGCAGCTCGAGACCATCACTGCGGGTGTATGATACGCAAGCCTGCCGAGACCAGTACCCAAACTTCCTTGAACCAACGAAACACAACGGCTGTGAGTACAAAGACTACTGGACCGGTGAATACCGCACGGGGAACACACGGGGCATACGAGACGTGCTGCCAACGGCTGAATATCCGCGCCGGGTTCGCTTTACTGGCATCGATACGCTGACGTTTGACACTATTTACGACCGCACCGGTCCGAGCGCATACAAAGTTGCGCGCTATAGTCTCCGTGTGCCAACCACCACCAGTCGCGAGTACGTCAGCGTGCTTGGCATGGGCGACTCATACATTTCTGGTGAAGGTGCCGCAGGTACCTACTCTGCTGGTACAGATACGAAACAGAACAAATGCCACCTTTCGTGGTTCTCCTACCCGTACCGTGCGGGCGCCCAAGCCTTCCAATACGGCCACTCCGTCGCCTGCTCCGGCGCAACGATGTTTGACGTATCGATGGCCGCCGGGGACCCAGAAACAGACCCAGAGAAGAAGGTTACGAGAGAGGACGACTACTTGGGGCAAGTAATCAATAAAAAAAGGTGGGAAGAGCGTAACCAAGTAAACACTATCAAGAGTTTTTCTCCAGGCTATGCTCAGCAAGTAGTATTTGCTCGCGAATACAAACCTCGCACCATCTTGCTTTC encodes:
- a CDS encoding KH domain-containing protein, giving the protein MNNDVEAAIQYAKKYLEDLLSFYGLNTDVYATTEDNEVIELNIPSTHLNGFLIGQRGETMRSMQFLVSSALKNQNYTLCRVNVDVAEYKKQRADRLAETVEGWVKKVKETGESFEVKPMNAADRRTVHRVASEAGLASDSVGEGRDRHIVLKLAD
- the rpmH gene encoding 50S ribosomal protein L34, whose amino-acid sequence is MPKRTYQPKKRHRAKEHGFIKRMASRAGRAVLKRRRNKGRAQLTR
- the dnaN gene encoding DNA polymerase III subunit beta → MKLKVTQENLTKALNYVARVANTRSTLPILANVLLSIEDNRLKLATTNLDIAISSTIGAQVQEEGSLTVPARLFQELVAGLPSGVIELEQDDQRLKITAEQYKSVINGVSAEEFPVMPAIEKGSTWTVPAPLLKQTLHQVLFAASGDESRPVLTGVYVRSIEGVLYFAATDSYRLAEKRLNNTKQDVNLLIPASAFQDVLRVINDQAEDVTVVCDDQQALFRVGDVEVVARLIEGTYPDYRKLIPTSFAVGTTLSRAELINIVKVTSLFARESAGSVVLSVDEASQSIWVRAVASQLGENNATASVKTKGTGSITLNSRYLLEALQAMEGKEVYLGFNGKVEAVLLSDPGSDDYTHIIMPLKS
- the dnaA gene encoding chromosomal replication initiator protein DnaA, with amino-acid sequence MNAVDYDRLWQTVLGDIEISLSRANYVTWFKNTRLIDFADGVATIGVQNVFIKQQLERKYADVISASLEKNDVHTSGIVFKIQASAPRSRETDERAVFQQIEKARMVPSPGNGQHRTASPLTHTYRQGLNEKYRFENFIVGSGNELAYAACQAVAADPGKKYNPLFLYGGAGIGKTHLIQAVGTAVLANRPGSHVVYVSSEQFVQEFVDALRFKKNTDFADYYRSADVLIVDDVQFLAGKEKIQEEFFHTFNALHQANKQIIISSDKPPREIPTLEERLRSRFVWGMSIDMQNPDFETRCAIIQSKAEEKNTVLPSDVVEYLSTQFQTNIRELEGALNQVLAFCEMRDLSPNLAIVSGLLGSSKSRPKHLSARQIVERCAKYYQIPLEDIMGPKRDKDIVVPRQVAMYLLRSELHLSFPKIALELGRKDHTTAIHSVEKIEKETDFDPSIRTALAEIKERLYA
- a CDS encoding membrane protein insertase YidC, whose product is MFTDFVVQPIFNLLVLIYAIIPGHNFGLAIIVFTVVIRLFMWPLVKKQLRQTKITRQLQPELKRIKKEAKGDRQREAQMMMELYKERGVNPFGAFPTLIVQMIVLIGLYMGLIKVIKDPNQIVQFAYAPLQNLPWMEHLAGNIKAFDNSLFGVIDLSKVAINSQGTYVPALVLVLLSAGIQFLTSRQLMPTDKEARKLRHILKAAGDGQQADQAEVSAAVGRSMQYVIPFMVFFFTINLAAALSLYWFTGGVVAYLQQKKALEDDAEQLVEAAESDKPLKTERGSKISYSSTPEAEIVTTTTKQIRTKTSKKSKKKRR
- the rnpA gene encoding ribonuclease P protein component; translated protein: MLRKENRFHGSRGVRLTYRGKQVRGRLLSLRYSKRSEAGYRVVVVVSRKVSKSAVIRNRIRRRVYELVRSQFQGAVEGYDFVLSVYDISLATMTPPKLRSELQGVLSKALPARFTREERGIVEGQKE